The nucleotide window GGGATTTGAACCCCCGACACCCAGAACCGGAATCTGGTGCTCTATCCACTGAGCTACGTGCCCTTAACCTAAGGAATCATAGCATAGATTTTCCCAAATTGAAACTTCTTCCTGGGGAGTGTGCGAGGTATTGCATTCAGGTCTGCAAGAATTTTAAGGTTTAATTTCTAATTGGTAATAAATCCCTGCTGTATCCTTAAACGTGGCTTATCAATCATGGAACACTTGTCTTATGGCTCCTCTCGCCCTTCTTAGCACATCCGATAAAACGGGACTGGTGGATCTGGCCCGGAGTTTAGTGGAAGAATTTGGATTTGATTTAGTGAGTAGTGGAGGTACGGCGAAAACCCTACAAAAATGTGGATTAACGGTAACGAAGGTTTCTGACTATACGGGATCGCCAGAAATTCTAGGCGGCCGGGTGAAGACGCTCCATCCTCGCATTCATGGGGGAATTCTAGCGCGGCGCAATCTGGAGGAGGATCTTCAGGATTTAACGGATAATAACATTCGCCCGATTGATTTGGTGGTGGTGAATTTATACCCGTTTGAACAGACAATCGCTAAGCCGGATGTGAAGTTAGAAGAGGCGATCGAAAATATCGACATTGGTGGCCCCACCTTGCTGCGAGCGTCAGCTAAAAATTATGCCCATTTAACCGTCCTCTGCGATCCGACTGATTATAATGCTTATGTAACGGAACTGCGTCAACAGGGGGGTAAAGCCTCAGCAGAATTTCGGAAAGAACGGGCGATAAAAGCCTTTGCCCATACTGCGGCCTATGACCGAGCGATTACTGCTTATTTAACCGGTCAGCAAGAGGAACTGTTGCCCTCTGAATTTAGCCTATCGGGACAGAAGCGGCAAACCATGCGCTATGGCGAAAATCCCCACCAGAGCGCCGCTTGGTATCAGACGGGAACGGGAAAAGAGGGATGGTCAGGAGCAACCCAATTACAAGGAAAGGAACTCAGTTATAACAATTTGGTGGATTTGGAGGCTGCGCGGCAAATTATTACCGAGTTTACGGATAAGCCCACTGTGGCTATTTTGAAACATACTAATCCCTGTGGTCTTGCGGTGGCGAATACGTTGGTGGAAGCCTATCAGAAGGCATTGGCAGCGGACTCGACTTCAGCGTTTGGCGGTATTGTGGCTCTGAATCAACCGATTGATGGGGCGACTGCACAGGAGTTAACCCAAATCTTTCTCGAATGTGTGGTTGCTCCTGGTTGCGATCCGGAGGCTCAAGACATTTTACACAAGAAATCGAAGTTGCGGGTTTTGGTCTTGCCGGATCTGATGCAAGGACCGCAGGTGATGATCAAGAGTATTGCGGGTGGTGTTTTATTACAACAGAGCGATCGCACGATTAGCACCCCGGATCAGTGGCAAGTGGTGACGGAAAAACAACCAACTCCAGAGCAGCTAGAAGAGCTATTCTTTGCTTGGAAAGTAGTGAAGCATGTAAAATCGAATGCGATCGTGGTGACCAAAAACCAAACCACCTGTGGCATAGGAGCGGGTCAAATGAACCGCGTCGGAGCTGCGAAAATTGCCCTAGAACAGG belongs to Roseofilum reptotaenium CS-1145 and includes:
- the purH gene encoding bifunctional phosphoribosylaminoimidazolecarboxamide formyltransferase/IMP cyclohydrolase — encoded protein: MAPLALLSTSDKTGLVDLARSLVEEFGFDLVSSGGTAKTLQKCGLTVTKVSDYTGSPEILGGRVKTLHPRIHGGILARRNLEEDLQDLTDNNIRPIDLVVVNLYPFEQTIAKPDVKLEEAIENIDIGGPTLLRASAKNYAHLTVLCDPTDYNAYVTELRQQGGKASAEFRKERAIKAFAHTAAYDRAITAYLTGQQEELLPSEFSLSGQKRQTMRYGENPHQSAAWYQTGTGKEGWSGATQLQGKELSYNNLVDLEAARQIITEFTDKPTVAILKHTNPCGLAVANTLVEAYQKALAADSTSAFGGIVALNQPIDGATAQELTQIFLECVVAPGCDPEAQDILHKKSKLRVLVLPDLMQGPQVMIKSIAGGVLLQQSDRTISTPDQWQVVTEKQPTPEQLEELFFAWKVVKHVKSNAIVVTKNQTTCGIGAGQMNRVGAAKIALEQAGEKARGAILSSDAFFPFDDSVRTAAAAGIEAIIQPGGSVRDKDSISAANELGVVMVFTRMRHFLH